AGGATATTTCTTTTAAAAGAAAAAAAGGAACCGCAGGAATTTTTTGAAACCAGGTTGTTTGCACGTATTAGGAGTAAAAGAGAACGGTTCGCATGGCGCGCATATCTTCCGGTGTTTAAGAAATCAATCCTTGCAGTTTTGATTTTCTTTTTACTGGTAGTGGGATTGCTAAATTACAGAAATTTTCTTTATCACAGACCAGCTGAGATAATATCAGATTTACTGATTGATACCGAGATAGAGGATAACTTTGAGGAAGAGTTACTGGAAATCTATTATGGCCCTCTGGGATAGAGGGAAGGAGGTTGGGAAGATGAAGATAATTTTGAAAAGTTTGATAATTTGTAGC
The sequence above is drawn from the bacterium genome and encodes:
- a CDS encoding zf-HC2 domain-containing protein, yielding MSCKKFRLLLSAYLDQEITKDEQEKLLEHLKTCSACTRELKYLKQMKRIFLLKEKKEPQEFFETRLFARIRSKRERFAWRAYLPVFKKSILAVLIFFLLVVGLLNYRNFLYHRPAEIISDLLIDTEIEDNFEEELLEIYYGPLG